The genomic stretch GAATATTCTTAGCCGGAAAGGAACTCGTTCTCGCCGTCCACCTCGATAGGTTCCCAGAATGGAAGCGCGGGAGTATCGCGAAAGGGTTCAAGTCGTAGGGGCAGCCATGGGTGAAGGCATGGAACCGGGAGAGGCGTTACTCTGTCTTTAGGACAGGCAGATCTTACCGAGAAAACTGTAATTGTTTGGAGGATCAACCACGCCTTCACGCATGAGGCTTTCGTGGTTAGACCGTCCATTCCGGTCCTGTATTTTGGGAACTTTCCCAAGTATCTCGAGTCCAAGAGGAAAATTGTGACAGTCGGACTAAACCCATCGGACAAAGAGTTTCGAGACGAGGGAGAGACTTATGACATTGGTCTGAGGTTCCCTCATGCTAAGAAGCTCGAAGGACGGAGTATCGTCGACAAATCGTTTTGCGAAGACTACCTGCTATGCCTTGATCAATATTTTGAGATTAGGCCCTATTGGAGATGGTTCAGCTCTTATTTCCCATTACTCAATGCGATCGGCTCAGATTATAGGACTAACTTGAACATGGAGGGGTGCGCCTTGCATACCGACCTCTGTTCTCCCCTCGCAACCAATCCTACATGGAGTCATCTCAGCGCGAGAGCGAGATCCATGTTGCTAAGAGAAGGACCAGACCTTTGGAGTGCTTTGGTCCGTATCTTACGCCCCGACGTCATGCTGGTGTCTGTCGGCAAGGACTTACGGGAGAGAATCTTGAATTTGTTTCGACCTGAGAAACGCTTTCCGGACTTCTCTCCGGGTAGGCGACGAAAGCGAGTTGGAATTTACAGGACCCCCATTGGGGGTAAGGACTGTCATGTTGCTATGGGAATAAACTCAGATAGAGGACCGTTCAGCGGTCTCACGAACAAGGAAAAACAAGAACTGGGTTCAGAAATTGAAACAATCGCGTTTTAGGATGAAAGTCCCAGTGGGTGTCACAGAACCTTGTAGGTGCTTGTCTCCCCTAGTTCCCAACCTTACCGCAGAGAAAGCAAGTCCCAGAACTTTCGCCCCCGATCACCGCCAAACGAGACCTAGGCCCGCATAGTCTCCACCACCTTCAGAAGTCCCGCTCATAGAAGTGCATTTGTGGGTCAGCCCCCCCATCTTTTTCCATGGTGAGGATAGGGGGAAAGGAGGAGCCTAACTGAGGCTTTCAGGGTTCACTTTTTCTCCGCTGACTTTCGGTCAAGGAACTCTCTCACGGACTCTCTAACGGCCTCTGCCACTGACACATAACGTCCGCTAGAATCGGCTACGAATCGCTCAAGCTCCACATATAGTTCATTTGGAACCGAGAGATTTCGGTAGCCTTTCCTCACCAAACAGGTTCGATTGAAAAGCTAGTGAGCTGACGGGTAAGATACTTTTCAAGCACCGGTCCAGTACACTTAAACGACTGATAGCAACTCTCTCAATCAGGGAACACCGTGAGAAACCTAACCTCTCAGGAAATGCACGAGGAAGAGAAGAACCCAGGTATCACGAGAATCTACAAGGTACTAGCGAGATTCCAGGTCGCTGCGGTTGATAAAAGAGAGGTGAAGTCGATCATCGAGGAATTTACTAAAGAACACGGAACCGTGGGACTGATTGAAATGCAAGTAGACGAGATCAGACGCCCTCAACTGTTTGGACCAAAGAGGGCAAAGAGTGACTAGCTTCACCACATTTCACCATTTCACCAGAAAATAGTGCCCAACAATTTCTGATTCACGGGGCTTTAGTGGCTTCCACTTCACCAGCCTTCACCAGTTCGACGCAAACGAACTCGCATAGTTAGAATAACAGGCCAAAGAGAAGGCCTTGCGAATCTCGACCAGATTGACCGCTTTGACCGATTGACCAATGCTTCTACGCTAACATTTCTGTCAGGCCCCTCCGTTGTCTGCATGCATGAATTTGCTCGCGCTAATCCAAATCCTATTAGATGGAGGAGGGCGTGTGTACACCACATGAAACCTCTCAAGAATAGCAGGAATCAAAAAATGGTCCGTGTACGATTGTTACTCGAAATTCTCAGGCGAGAGAAGACCAAGAACCCCCGAGAAGTTCGCGACGGCCGACGCAATCGAGAGGTTCCTAAACGATAGTGCCAGACGGTTTCTTTTAGAAAAACGATCAACGGATCGTCTCGTCGGGACGGCACTACGCGTAATGGAGCTGTGGCCAAACGACTGGGAAAACAACCAGTTCCTTCATGAGCTCAGAAAACTGGGAGTCAATTAAGGCGGGGTCCGCGAACAGGCGGAGAAGAAGAAAGGAAGGTTAACGCTACTTGCTTCGAGTCCGCTGGTTGCGCTAAAGATAGTCCTGGTTGTCTGGCTCCGAACTCTTGTTGAGCTAGAAAGTTGCATGCTAGTGTCGGAATCGAGAGCGTGGACGAAACGACAAGAAAATCATCACGCTGAATGACCCGACCACAGCGAGACTCAGGTAGGGATTTGCTGCTTGCAGAGGCGGTGGAGGTCCTCCCGGCCCCCAAGTTGAGGTTGAATGAGTAGCGTATGAGGTTATAGCATGAGATATAGAAATGCCGGGCGGAGAGATCGACTGGAGCCCAATCACCATCGCCGCGAAAGTGAGGATCGCTGTAAAGGGTCTGATCTTCTCGACAATAGATTTGACTTTTGAGAGGCGACGAATGTTCCTGCGGAACCAAGGTAGTGCTTGCCGTATTTTGTCGATGATACTCCAAGTGTAGTATATGTATTGGAGTAGCTCTAGCGGAGTGACTCGCGCCTTGACTAGAGGCGTCTCATCACCATCGTTCATTTGACAGCATACACCTAGAGACCCTCAGATTAGCTTTCCGGCTGAAGCCGCTCTCAACCCCGTTGATCAACGCAGGAAGCACTATATCCGCATCAAACACCTCAAGAAGCTCTGATGCTGTCAGATCTTTACGTTGCTAATTTCAAGTCGATCGGTGATAATGGGGTAGAGATCCAGCCTAAGCCTCTAACAATCCTGACTGGACCTAACGGGGCGGGCAAGTCTTCTATTCTTGAGGCATTGTGCCTTCTGTCTCAGAGTATCGGTCAAGCCCAATTCAATATTCACAGTGGAGATTATGTTAGATATGCTTCGCCTCAGAGCTTCGTCCACAAAGGAGAACTTTCCCGACTTCTCCAAATTTCACTTACTCTCGATAGGTCGCTAGACGTAGATCGTGGCCTGCGTTCGCCGGGAATGCTAATCAGGTATAGATACGATCCTGCCGAAGCACTTCAAACTGCAAGAATTGGCGGAAATGACATTGCTACGATGGAATGGGATCCGCGAAAGAGCGGAACTCCGACCTACAATGTGCAAGGATTTCCCCAATTCCAACACCACCCAGGGGTCGATCCTAGAGCTATCTTTCATTCCAATATCTTTGGGATTTCGGTAGCGAACTCCCAAATGATGGAGAGGCTAAGAGTCGCTCAATCTGTCAGAAACTACATTTCAAATTTCCTTCAATACGAGTTCTTCTTCATTTCTGCATTCCGAGGAGCGTCGAAATTCTACCTTGACTCTGTGAGTGGACCTGATCCTTCTTGGGTTGGTACGGATGGTTCGATGACAAATCACATTCTGTCAAGAATTTGGGGGAGTAGAGAATACGACGAAGCAGCCGCCAAAATCAGCAAGTGGGCGGAGACGTTCTCTCTAGGAGGAATGAAGGCGGGATGGGCTGGAGCGGCGCGTTTGTCGTCGGGTTACGTCGAGCCTCAGCTTAAGAATGTCATAGAAACCTCGTTAGCTAGTCACGGCTCTAGACAGGCTCTGACCTTCATCACCCAGATTTTTTGGAGCAAGCGCGGGACTACCCCTGTGATTGAAGAGCCAGAAATCAGTTTGCACCCCGAATCCCAGACACTTCTTCCATCGCTCTTTGCAGAGGCAGTAAGCAGAGGAGTTCAGATAATCGTCACGACCCACAGCCCATTCCTCTCTCTGTCCCTTTGGAAACCGATCTCGGAAAAGACACTGTCAGCCAAAGATATTGCAGTGTACCATTTCGAAAAGAGACCTGAGGGATCCTCCGCGAGGAAGCTCGAAGTAAGTCCCGAGGGTCGCCTAAGAGAATGGATTCCCTCGTTCTCAGCAACCGAGACGAAGCTTCTGAAAGAATTCTTGGATGATGTACCCACTGAGTGAATTCTCCCCATGACTGACATGCTCATCTTGGATACAGGGGTTTTTCTGAACATACTAGCAGGCTCAGACACGGAAGGGCGAGTCTACCAGAAAATAATCAGGAGATTTGATCGGGTAGCCATCCACGAAGAGTTACTGGACGAATACAAGACGACCTTGGCGACCAAATTTTCGGGGTTAGTTCCTTACATGATAACTACTCGCTTGTCCGAACTTTCGTCCTACAACAAAGTGGTTAAGGTTCCAGCGATCGACAAACCGCTTCTGGACATAGACGAGGAGGATCGACATGTCGTGTCAGCAGCAAAGTCCGCTCGCGCGAAGTATCTAATCACGAGTGACCAACGCCACTTGTGGAACAACCGAAACCACATCAAGGCAAGCCACCATATCGAGGTTCTAAGACCTGTAGATTACATTGCATTGCCCGAATAGATCAGCTTGATGTCCGAGCGACCTGAAGAGGCAAATTGAGTAACGTCATCGACCCGAAGCCACCAAACGATTGCGGCAGGACCGGAAGTTCCCGATTTCTGGCTTCAAAAGCATCCGAGGTTTTCATTGACAATATTATTTGCAGTTTTAATTGTCATCATTCCGCCAGAACATGTCCCACTAGTTGAACCTCGAGAAAATGATACTTTGACGGCCCATGACGAGCCGTTGGGGAGATTTACTCAACCGAGAATGGTCCGTCTTCGACCATCATAACCTTCATCGACCAACCGCAAGATTTGGTAGCCTCACACATTACCTGAAGCACGTCGCCTCTTCTTTCCAGATGAAACCGAGTCCTCTCTTGACACTTGGGGCAAACAAAGACCATGCCTTTTACGGGTACAATCGACAAGATAGCTGTTTCTTACTCTATCCTAGGACCCGTGACCTCTCGTTCTCGCCTTGAACTGCTTCAATCGATAGGAGTGAGGCGTTAGACCGTAATCAACAATGTTGCCTGACAGAGGGAAAGGCAGTCGGCCCGATTGTTCAAGTTTCTGAAAACGTTGGATGGTCTTGTTGTCGTAGAAGCGATACAGAATACGTTGAGTCTTCAGAGTACCTTGATCGACATAATGTACTTGCACTCTTAGTTTCTGGATTGGTTGCTTCGGAGGACCATCGTATTGAGGGCCAGGCCTAATGCTGTGTGGACGTGAATATCGATCTCGAATTCCTATGTTTCGGTAGGAAGCTAAGGCTTTTCGCTCGCCCGGTACAAGAGCGATAGACGGACGAAAGTTCCTAATGATGTTCCGTTCGTTCTTGGTTGCGTTTCGCCAGC from Candidatus Bathyarchaeia archaeon encodes the following:
- a CDS encoding AAA family ATPase, producing MLSDLYVANFKSIGDNGVEIQPKPLTILTGPNGAGKSSILEALCLLSQSIGQAQFNIHSGDYVRYASPQSFVHKGELSRLLQISLTLDRSLDVDRGLRSPGMLIRYRYDPAEALQTARIGGNDIATMEWDPRKSGTPTYNVQGFPQFQHHPGVDPRAIFHSNIFGISVANSQMMERLRVAQSVRNYISNFLQYEFFFISAFRGASKFYLDSVSGPDPSWVGTDGSMTNHILSRIWGSREYDEAAAKISKWAETFSLGGMKAGWAGAARLSSGYVEPQLKNVIETSLASHGSRQALTFITQIFWSKRGTTPVIEEPEISLHPESQTLLPSLFAEAVSRGVQIIVTTHSPFLSLSLWKPISEKTLSAKDIAVYHFEKRPEGSSARKLEVSPEGRLREWIPSFSATETKLLKEFLDDVPTE
- a CDS encoding putative toxin-antitoxin system toxin component, PIN family — encoded protein: MTDMLILDTGVFLNILAGSDTEGRVYQKIIRRFDRVAIHEELLDEYKTTLATKFSGLVPYMITTRLSELSSYNKVVKVPAIDKPLLDIDEEDRHVVSAAKSARAKYLITSDQRHLWNNRNHIKASHHIEVLRPVDYIALPE